The sequence GAGGTATGTGCTGGGGTGCCCGCTATTATTGGACGCGACGGAATCAAGGAACTGCTAGAACTGAATTTAAGCAGTGAAGAATTCGAGAAATTCAACGCTTCCTGCAGCATCATCCGCACTGGCATTGAGAGCCTACATCTGGAGGATTGAATAGAATATAACTCCTTAACAAGAAGAAACGGCTTCGCCGTCCTTTTAGGGGTGGCATCCGTTTCTTCGAGAAATATAAGGATAAGTTATCGTGTGCAACATATAAATTCTTATATTTAATCAGCAAAAACCTCCGTTCCTGCACGCTATTGTGCAGAACCGGAGGTTTTTTGAGCTTAGATAGATTATTGTCTGAACTTCTCAATCTCGTCCTTCAGCTCAGACATCATATGATTCAATGAATCTGCCGAGGATACAATGTTCTTCATAATTTCTGTCTGCTCCGTGGAAGCGTAGGCTACCGCTTGGGCATTCTCAGCCGAATCCTTGGCGATAGTCAACATATCGGTAACAGAAGCTGTTATTTCTTCTGTCCCTGCAGACATTTCCTCGTTGATAGCTGACACTTCTTGAATCTGTAAGGAAACCTCATGGATAGAAGAGCGGATATGCTCGAAAGCAGCACCTACATTCTTCATTTTATGCATGCCCGCGTCAATTTCAACAATACTTTTCTTCATGGACTGGCCTGCGCTAGTCGTTGAAGATTGAATTCGTGCGATTAGCTCCACAATATTGATTACAGAGATATTCGTCCGTTCAGCCAGCTTCTTCACTTCATTCGCCACTACTCCAAAGCCCCGACCATGCTCGCCCGCCCGGGCGGCTTCAATCGAAGCATTCAAGGACAGCAATCCCGTCTGGTTAGCAATCTCCGAAATGACATCTACAATTTGCCCAACCTGTACGGATTGCTCCGTTAACGCTCCGATTAATTCCGCTGTTTGGTTGGCTGCGGTGATGATAATCGTCATTTGCTGCAGCGTAGATTGAATTTCGAGATAACCGGCATGTACCTCGGAGTTGACTATCTCCGCCTGATCAGATACAGCCACGGATGATTCCGCAATTCTCTGCAAACCAATGGCCATCTCTTCCGTCGCTCTGGCGGATTGCTCAGAACCTTTAAACTGATCTTCCATCCCCTGCGCTACCTCTTGAACAACTGTGGCAATCTCTGCTGAGGTATTAGAAGATAATTGCGCCGACTCCAGCAGCCCTTCCGACGAAGCTGCGACCTGCACCACGGCTGTATCTATCTTGCTGACAATAGCGGATAAAGACTCAATCATATCATTGATATTGTGGCTCATCTGGCCAATCTCATCCTCCGAATGGACCACTACCCTTTCGCTTAATCTGCCCTCGGTTACCTTCTTCATAACGGTTGAGATGGCAACAATAGGCTTAACAATACGATGGGTAAGATAAAGGGAGATAAGGACGATTAGCACTATAATACCCAGTAGAAAGAGGATGACTACTCTTTGAGCGGAAGTAACCTTTGCCGTAATCTCGCTCTTGGGTACTGTTATAAGAAGCTTCCAATCCGTCCCGGCAATCGTCTTAAAATAGGTTATAACTTCCTGCCCGTCTTCACCCTTATAAGTTTGGGAGCCGCTTTCCTGGCTCAGAATGTTTGTGACAGCCTGCTTCATGGCAGCTTCCTTGGCATAATCTGCAAGCTTTTTGCCAATCCGCAACGGATCGGACGATGTATAATATTCGCCCGCGCCTGAGATCACATATCCATATCCGGTTTCAGCTATATGGATGCTCTTGCTCATGTCTGTCAGAATGTCGGGAGTTACCGAAAAGGCTATGCCTCCGGCAAATTGATCGTCTTGGTCAACCATCGGAACGATGATCGGGATTATGTATTTTTTGAGTGGCTCCAGATACGTCATACCTGCAACTACAGGTTTATGCGTTTCTTTGGCTTTTAGAAAATAATCAGCCTTACTGCTGTCAGCCGTCATCTTAATCATATTGCTTAAAAGGCCGCTCCTATTGATGACACTGTAGCCTTCAGATTGGGTATCACTGTCATCCAGCACTTTAATCACGGGAAAGATACTCGCAAGCTTATCCGTATCAAATTCCTTATGCTGAGCAACAAGCTCCTCTACCGCGGAGGTTTTCGTCTGCAGCCATTCGTCAATTCGCGTGGTGTTCATCTCCAAGATTTTCTGCGTCAACTGCTCCGTATCATCTCGTGTAACACCTCCGAAGAAATTCAATAGAAATAACGTAGCTGCGAGCAAGGGAACAATGGCAATAGCAAGAATTACAAGTGACCATTTTGTTCGAATGGATGCCGCCTTTCTTTTCCTTACATTCATTTTCATTTTTCCCCAAACGTTTCCACTCATCCCTTAATCCTCCTACAATAAATGGTTTCCATTTACATATGCTGTAAATACATAATCATATATCGGCAGAAATAGACAAATTCTTTTGCTTTATAAACGAAAAATAAGCCTTTAGACCCAATAAATGGGATTCCAAAGACTTATATCGACAGAAATTGCATATTGATGATAATAAGGAATAGACCCTCTTCAAGCTTATTTCAGTACCTTTAAAGCCCGAACGCTATTAAGCACCGCCAGTATTGTTACACCCACATCCGAGAAGACGGCCTCCCACATGGTGGCAATTCCAAACGCACCCAGAACTAGAAAGACAACTTTAACCCCTAGTGCAAATATAATATTCTGCCAGACGATGGCACGTGTACGCTTGGCAATCCCAATCGCAACAGCTATCTTAGACGGCTCATCGGTCATAATTACAATGTCCGCTGCCTCAATAGCAGCATCTGACCCCAGTCCACCCATG comes from Paenibacillus sp. 19GGS1-52 and encodes:
- a CDS encoding methyl-accepting chemotaxis protein gives rise to the protein MSGNVWGKMKMNVRKRKAASIRTKWSLVILAIAIVPLLAATLFLLNFFGGVTRDDTEQLTQKILEMNTTRIDEWLQTKTSAVEELVAQHKEFDTDKLASIFPVIKVLDDSDTQSEGYSVINRSGLLSNMIKMTADSSKADYFLKAKETHKPVVAGMTYLEPLKKYIIPIIVPMVDQDDQFAGGIAFSVTPDILTDMSKSIHIAETGYGYVISGAGEYYTSSDPLRIGKKLADYAKEAAMKQAVTNILSQESGSQTYKGEDGQEVITYFKTIAGTDWKLLITVPKSEITAKVTSAQRVVILFLLGIIVLIVLISLYLTHRIVKPIVAISTVMKKVTEGRLSERVVVHSEDEIGQMSHNINDMIESLSAIVSKIDTAVVQVAASSEGLLESAQLSSNTSAEIATVVQEVAQGMEDQFKGSEQSARATEEMAIGLQRIAESSVAVSDQAEIVNSEVHAGYLEIQSTLQQMTIIITAANQTAELIGALTEQSVQVGQIVDVISEIANQTGLLSLNASIEAARAGEHGRGFGVVANEVKKLAERTNISVINIVELIARIQSSTTSAGQSMKKSIVEIDAGMHKMKNVGAAFEHIRSSIHEVSLQIQEVSAINEEMSAGTEEITASVTDMLTIAKDSAENAQAVAYASTEQTEIMKNIVSSADSLNHMMSELKDEIEKFRQ